One region of Syntrophobacter fumaroxidans MPOB genomic DNA includes:
- a CDS encoding pyruvate carboxyltransferase, whose amino-acid sequence MRCHSMSDSTEPNLFRELFPYTEPPRIRLDHPLLAPSPAREMFVTDSTFREGQQARPPFTPEEVGKLFDALHRLSGPERLIRHTEFFLYSDRDRHAVNLCLSRGYDSPAVTGWIRPTRRDLVPVLDAGLRETGILTSASDYHIYLKLGLTRREAADRYLRVVRLVLEKGIVPRCGFEDITRADVYGFCIPFAIELMKLREESGMDVKIRLSDTLGLGVTYPGVGLPRGVPALVRAFVEEAGVPGHLLEWHGHNDFHHGLINSTTAWLYGCGGVCGTWKGWGERTGTAPIEVLLAERLALSGLFPADRNGHV is encoded by the coding sequence GTGCGATGCCACAGCATGTCCGATTCGACCGAACCGAACCTGTTTCGTGAATTGTTCCCGTACACGGAACCTCCCCGGATCCGGCTCGACCATCCGTTGCTCGCGCCGTCGCCCGCCCGCGAAATGTTCGTTACCGATTCCACCTTCCGGGAAGGGCAACAGGCAAGGCCTCCCTTCACGCCTGAAGAGGTGGGCAAACTGTTCGACGCGCTCCACAGGCTCTCCGGACCAGAACGGTTGATCCGCCACACCGAGTTCTTCCTTTATTCGGATCGGGACAGGCATGCAGTGAATCTGTGCCTTTCCAGGGGTTATGACAGCCCGGCGGTCACCGGATGGATCCGCCCCACGCGCAGGGATCTCGTGCCGGTGCTCGATGCGGGGTTGCGGGAGACGGGCATTCTTACCTCCGCCTCGGACTACCACATTTACCTCAAGCTCGGACTGACCCGGCGGGAAGCTGCCGATCGATACCTGAGAGTGGTCCGCTTGGTCCTCGAAAAGGGCATCGTTCCCAGGTGCGGTTTCGAGGACATCACCAGGGCGGATGTGTACGGCTTCTGCATCCCGTTCGCCATTGAATTGATGAAACTGCGCGAAGAGAGTGGGATGGACGTAAAGATCCGGCTCTCGGACACGCTGGGGCTCGGTGTCACCTATCCCGGGGTCGGCCTGCCGAGGGGAGTGCCGGCGCTGGTGAGGGCCTTCGTCGAAGAGGCCGGGGTTCCCGGGCACCTGCTTGAATGGCACGGCCACAATGATTTTCACCATGGGCTTATCAATTCCACAACCGCCTGGTTGTATGGTTGTGGAGGAGTCTGCGGGACATGGAAAGGCTGGGGAGAAAGGACGGGCACCGCGCCGATCGAGGTCTTGCTCGCCGAACGCCTGGCCCTGAGTGGGCTGTTCCCGGCCGATCGAAACGGCCACGTTTAG
- a CDS encoding PAS domain S-box protein, which yields MARKSRVPVKFPLFLVIIFIALAVGIGITGRLYYEEQKNEIRKEKQDALAAIADLKIRELARWRHERMADAASLMENPLLAAQVQKWFARDAGADFRREALGWLESIEGHSDYDAVLLVDSDGVVRFSVPEGQPIDEDARAAMTEAVRLGKPRLVDFHMIEGAGHAHLGLVVPIPGPSGAGATPIALIVLRIDPHRFLYPVIRSWPMPSRTAESLLVRREGEEVVYLSELRHREAGPLSLRLPASDHRLTSAAERGSPGVVEGIDYRGVPVLAAIREIEDSPWTLIAKVDKEEIFAPLGEDAGLVGVFAGAWILVAAVVLALIWSRRTARDYRDRYELERERLEVTQRYRYLSRYANDIIILSDRDWNIVEANDRAVASYGYSLEELLSMNLGDLQLGGSREELAAQMDKVALANGLVYETIHRRKDGTIFPVEVSSRLVQVGDELVYWATMRDVTERKQAEEKIIYLNRLYALLSQINLAIVREKDMNRLFAEVCRIAVEHGKFSLAWIGLVDREKGMVRPVHCSGEAAGYLTGLRIFLDREPEMYGPTATCVREVRCFVSNDIKHDPVMRPWRDKALAHGFRSSAAIPIQVRGTVIGALNIYSAEPHFFDAEEFKLIEEIGIDLSFALGAMEQERQRKRAEERLRESEDRYRAIFENTGTATVILEDTVILLANRRFEILSGYSREELEGRKNWAEFVAGGDLERMQEYHRLRQIASSLAPEQYEFKFVDRHGNFRDVNVTVGLIPGTGRSVASLIDLTERKMTEMALKESEEKFSKAFLLTPHIIAVSSEDESRYVEVNETFCKTFGYRHDEVIGKTSFELDIWDDPQDRWRMIRALADTGSVRNMEIKFRKKSGEFFIGLISSDIVTFKGERCLLSVTTDITELRLARDALVMSEKRYRELVQSANSIILRMDTKGRVTFLNEFAQTFYGYSDDEILGKNILDAIVPEKDSLGRDLTLMIRDILRDPDRFPNNEYENIRKNGERVWVAWANKGIYDQDGRLVEILSIGNDITHQKLLEEQYRQAQKMEAIGLLAGGVAHDFNNLLGVIMGYSELCLTTIHKESPLYDNIEHIKNAGLRAATLVRQLLAFSRKQILDPRVVDLNTIISETEKMLRRLIGEDIQLESTLEPDLWPVRIDPSQLEQVILNLAVNARDAMPDGGRLTIRTANVTLDDSFAREQVEAVAGPYVLLEVTDNGAGIDKDTLRRIFEPFFTTKEKGRGTGLGLATVYGIIKQSSGHISVRSRPRCGTTFSIYLPRVEEVAEAERYPRAGADAYPRGSETILLVEDEALLKTMIGQTLRRHGYTVLEAADGESALKVEAGHAGPIHLLVTDVVMPGMNGHQLAQKLAAARPETTVLYITGYADDPTVRRELSDATRAILQKPFTSEVLTQKIRGLLDGTE from the coding sequence ATGGCAAGAAAGAGCCGAGTCCCAGTCAAATTTCCGTTATTCCTGGTGATTATCTTTATTGCGCTTGCGGTGGGGATAGGCATTACGGGTAGATTGTACTATGAAGAACAGAAGAATGAGATCCGGAAGGAAAAGCAAGATGCTTTGGCCGCTATCGCGGACCTGAAGATCAGAGAATTGGCCCGCTGGCGGCATGAACGAATGGCGGACGCCGCCTCGCTCATGGAGAATCCTTTGCTGGCCGCGCAGGTTCAAAAGTGGTTTGCGCGGGACGCAGGCGCGGATTTTCGCCGGGAGGCGCTGGGTTGGCTGGAATCGATCGAAGGGCATTCCGATTACGATGCCGTTTTGCTGGTTGATTCCGACGGGGTGGTGAGATTCTCGGTTCCCGAGGGGCAGCCGATTGACGAGGATGCCCGGGCGGCAATGACTGAGGCGGTACGGCTCGGAAAACCCCGCCTGGTGGATTTTCACATGATTGAGGGGGCGGGGCACGCCCACCTGGGTCTCGTCGTTCCAATCCCCGGGCCGTCCGGGGCCGGGGCAACTCCCATTGCCCTGATCGTTTTGCGCATCGATCCCCACAGGTTTCTCTATCCCGTGATTCGATCGTGGCCGATGCCGAGCCGGACTGCGGAAAGCCTGCTCGTTCGCAGGGAAGGGGAGGAGGTGGTCTACCTGAGCGAGCTTCGGCACCGGGAGGCCGGTCCGCTCTCCTTGCGCCTTCCCGCGAGCGATCACAGGCTGACGTCGGCGGCGGAGCGGGGAAGTCCCGGGGTGGTCGAGGGCATCGATTACCGCGGCGTGCCGGTGCTTGCGGCGATCCGGGAGATCGAGGATTCCCCGTGGACCCTGATCGCCAAGGTGGACAAGGAAGAGATATTCGCGCCCCTCGGTGAAGATGCCGGGCTGGTCGGCGTCTTTGCCGGAGCCTGGATCCTCGTCGCGGCGGTGGTGTTGGCATTGATCTGGAGCCGGAGGACCGCCCGGGATTATCGGGATCGATATGAGCTCGAGCGCGAGCGACTGGAAGTGACGCAACGTTACAGATATTTGAGCCGGTATGCCAACGACATCATCATTCTGTCGGACAGGGACTGGAACATCGTGGAGGCCAACGACCGCGCCGTTGCGTCCTACGGCTATTCCCTCGAGGAACTGCTCTCCATGAACCTCGGCGATCTGCAACTCGGAGGAAGCCGGGAAGAACTTGCCGCGCAAATGGACAAAGTGGCCCTGGCCAACGGTCTGGTGTACGAGACCATACACCGGCGAAAGGACGGCACGATTTTCCCGGTGGAAGTGAGCTCACGCCTGGTGCAGGTCGGCGACGAGCTCGTGTACTGGGCCACCATGCGGGACGTGACCGAACGCAAGCAGGCCGAAGAGAAAATCATCTACCTCAACCGCCTGTATGCGCTTCTGAGCCAGATCAACCTGGCCATCGTCCGCGAAAAAGACATGAACCGGCTGTTTGCCGAGGTGTGCCGAATAGCCGTGGAACACGGAAAGTTCAGTTTGGCTTGGATCGGGCTGGTCGACCGCGAGAAAGGAATGGTGCGGCCGGTTCACTGCAGTGGAGAAGCCGCGGGTTATCTGACGGGCCTCAGGATATTCCTCGACCGGGAACCCGAAATGTACGGTCCCACGGCGACCTGCGTTCGCGAAGTCCGGTGTTTCGTGTCCAACGACATCAAGCACGATCCCGTGATGCGTCCGTGGAGGGACAAAGCCCTTGCGCACGGCTTCCGCTCGTCCGCGGCGATTCCCATCCAGGTCCGCGGCACGGTGATCGGGGCGCTCAATATCTACTCTGCGGAACCCCATTTCTTCGATGCGGAAGAGTTCAAGCTCATTGAGGAGATCGGGATTGACCTTTCGTTCGCCCTGGGGGCCATGGAACAGGAGCGTCAGAGGAAGCGGGCGGAGGAGCGGCTGAGAGAGTCGGAAGACCGATATCGCGCAATTTTCGAGAACACCGGGACGGCTACGGTGATTCTCGAGGACACGGTCATTTTGCTCGCAAACAGGAGATTCGAAATCCTGTCGGGGTACTCCCGGGAGGAGCTGGAGGGCAGGAAAAATTGGGCCGAATTCGTGGCGGGCGGAGACCTCGAAAGAATGCAGGAATACCACCGTCTCAGACAGATTGCTTCGAGTCTTGCCCCCGAGCAATATGAATTCAAGTTCGTGGATCGACACGGGAACTTCAGGGACGTCAACGTCACGGTCGGCCTGATTCCGGGGACCGGCAGGAGCGTCGCCTCGCTCATCGACCTCACCGAACGGAAAATGACGGAAATGGCGTTGAAAGAAAGCGAGGAGAAGTTTTCGAAGGCATTCCTGCTGACCCCTCACATTATCGCCGTCAGCTCGGAGGATGAATCGCGCTATGTCGAGGTCAACGAAACCTTCTGCAAAACGTTCGGCTACAGGCATGATGAAGTCATCGGCAAGACCTCGTTTGAATTGGACATATGGGATGATCCGCAAGACCGCTGGCGCATGATACGGGCGCTTGCGGACACGGGTTCGGTCCGGAACATGGAAATCAAGTTTCGGAAAAAATCGGGAGAATTCTTCATAGGCCTGATTTCGTCCGACATCGTGACGTTCAAGGGGGAGCGCTGCCTGCTGTCGGTGACGACCGACATCACGGAGCTGCGGCTGGCAAGGGACGCGCTCGTCATGAGCGAAAAAAGGTACCGGGAATTGGTCCAGAGCGCGAACAGCATCATTTTGCGGATGGATACCAAAGGGCGCGTCACGTTTCTCAACGAGTTCGCCCAGACGTTTTACGGCTACTCGGACGACGAAATCCTGGGGAAAAACATCCTGGACGCCATCGTTCCCGAAAAGGATTCTCTGGGACGTGATCTGACGCTGATGATTCGGGACATTCTGCGCGATCCGGATCGTTTTCCCAACAATGAATATGAAAACATCCGCAAAAACGGCGAGCGGGTCTGGGTCGCATGGGCCAACAAGGGAATCTATGATCAGGACGGCCGGCTCGTGGAAATCCTCTCCATTGGAAACGACATCACACATCAGAAGCTCCTGGAGGAACAGTACCGGCAGGCCCAGAAAATGGAAGCCATCGGCTTGCTGGCGGGCGGTGTCGCCCACGATTTCAATAACCTGCTGGGCGTGATCATGGGCTATTCCGAGCTCTGCTTGACGACCATCCACAAGGAGAGCCCTCTTTACGACAACATCGAGCACATCAAGAACGCGGGGTTGCGTGCCGCAACGCTGGTCCGGCAGTTGCTGGCCTTCAGCCGCAAGCAAATTCTCGATCCAAGAGTGGTGGATCTCAACACGATCATCTCGGAGACCGAGAAGATGCTCCGGCGCCTGATCGGCGAGGATATCCAACTGGAATCCACGCTCGAGCCCGATCTCTGGCCGGTGAGAATCGACCCGAGCCAGCTCGAGCAGGTCATCCTGAACCTTGCCGTGAACGCGCGCGATGCGATGCCGGATGGCGGCAGGCTCACGATCCGAACGGCCAATGTCACTCTGGATGACTCATTCGCGCGCGAACAGGTGGAGGCTGTCGCGGGGCCCTACGTGCTCCTCGAGGTGACCGACAACGGCGCGGGCATCGACAAGGACACGCTGCGTCGAATTTTCGAACCGTTTTTCACCACCAAGGAAAAGGGAAGGGGCACCGGCCTGGGATTGGCGACGGTCTACGGCATCATCAAACAAAGCTCCGGCCATATCTCCGTGCGGAGCCGACCGCGGTGCGGAACGACCTTCAGCATCTATCTGCCCAGGGTGGAGGAGGTTGCCGAAGCCGAGCGGTATCCCCGCGCGGGAGCCGATGCCTATCCGAGAGGATCCGAAACCATATTGCTCGTGGAAGATGAAGCGCTGTTGAAGACGATGATCGGCCAGACCCTGCGCAGGCACGGCTACACCGTCCTGGAGGCAGCGGACGGGGAATCGGCTCTCAAGGTTGAGGCCGGACATGCGGGCCCGATTCATCTGCTGGTCACCGATGTCGTCATGCCGGGCATGAACGGGCACCAACTCGCGCAAAAGCTCGCGGCGGCCCGCCCGGAAACCACGGTGCTCTATATAACAGGGTACGCCGACGACCCCACCGTGCGAAGGGAATTGTCGGATGCAACACGGGCTATCCTCCAGAAGCCTTTCACCTCGGAGGTCCTCACGCAAAAGATCAGGGGACTCCTCGACGGCACCGAATGA
- a CDS encoding FtsX-like permease family protein, with protein MDQVALFFRLWVRFSFRHLRAHPWRTLAVLFGIGLGAAVFTSVRLASDASIGSFRVSVEALSGKAQWTLACPGGRVPEGIVADLMRYPAVQTASPFLSTYVHPAGKAAEAFLLIGIDPILDRPLRTWRTGAADSPERSLPWLKLMTEPNTLLVGEAVLQSPGSGSGDGVELAGPRGVKRFTVLGTLTFEGLGMVEGGRVAIADIATFQEFTGLTGLVDRIDLLFKPGATDKDVDAVRANLPRGAVLERPSESAESGEGMIRAYQLNLSVLSFVSLFVGMFLVYSLISLHATARRHEVAILRSIGSSSRMVFLLFFSEGLFFGIAGWLIAIPLSSFMVRHLLGGISSTISSLFVRIQVQDLMLNPWEVVLSFALTVLVALTAALQPACSVMTVPPREALAARDAVVPRRTSPVRTGFLGLFLAAVSWPVSQYQGVSGVPVAGYLGTFLLFCGFSLTSPFILRLIGSHLSPVLRRLGGEPAFLAGRFIRDSGTRIAISVGALITAIALFVSLAIMIHSFRNTVQLWVDQSIRGDLYLRSAMADINRYRNHLPGEVADRLRLLPRDADVLPYRRIYLRLGTVPYQFEALDLRIFFRHANLLLLDARLDEIAPALLDGKGVVVSEVFASRTGLNSGKRFRANIEGYDFDLPVLGVFRDYRTQGGGVIYYPFEHFADRTGDPSWSGASVYLQGSETTREEKAAQLRTRLLSDFPPERYALQMTLGSELRRAILRIFDETFAVTSVLLLIALIVAALGMTTTLTVLVLERTRQIHTITATGAGHGQIRAMIFWEALLMTLVGEVVGLGCGFALSHILIFVINRQSFGWTFLYGVDWFALAMSLPLILAASLLSAIPAAQLVFRQSPALVLREH; from the coding sequence ATGGATCAAGTAGCCCTTTTTTTCCGGTTGTGGGTCCGGTTCAGCTTTCGCCACCTGCGTGCCCATCCTTGGCGCACGCTTGCAGTATTGTTCGGGATCGGCCTCGGAGCCGCGGTTTTCACCAGCGTGAGGCTGGCTTCCGACGCTTCGATCGGTTCCTTCAGGGTCAGTGTCGAAGCCCTTTCCGGCAAAGCCCAATGGACGCTGGCATGTCCGGGGGGGCGGGTACCGGAGGGGATTGTGGCGGATTTGATGCGCTATCCTGCCGTGCAGACCGCATCGCCCTTCCTGTCCACCTATGTTCATCCTGCCGGAAAAGCGGCCGAGGCCTTTCTTTTGATCGGCATCGATCCCATACTGGATCGTCCGCTGCGCACATGGCGGACCGGGGCCGCCGATTCTCCCGAACGGTCGCTGCCCTGGTTGAAACTGATGACCGAGCCCAACACCCTTTTGGTGGGAGAAGCGGTTCTGCAATCCCCGGGATCGGGCTCGGGCGACGGCGTCGAGCTGGCCGGACCGCGGGGCGTGAAACGTTTCACCGTCCTTGGCACGCTCACCTTTGAAGGGCTCGGCATGGTGGAGGGAGGGCGCGTCGCCATCGCCGATATTGCGACATTCCAGGAATTCACGGGCCTGACGGGCCTCGTGGATCGAATCGATCTCCTCTTCAAACCCGGGGCCACGGACAAAGACGTGGACGCCGTCAGGGCAAACCTCCCGCGGGGTGCCGTGCTGGAACGCCCATCGGAATCGGCCGAGAGCGGAGAGGGAATGATACGGGCCTACCAGCTCAATCTTTCCGTGCTCAGTTTCGTTTCCCTCTTCGTGGGCATGTTCCTGGTCTACAGCCTCATTTCCCTCCACGCCACGGCACGACGTCATGAAGTGGCGATCCTGCGATCGATCGGTTCCTCGTCGCGCATGGTTTTTCTGCTCTTCTTTTCCGAAGGGCTTTTCTTCGGCATCGCGGGGTGGCTGATCGCCATTCCGCTGAGCTCATTCATGGTCCGCCATCTGCTGGGCGGAATCAGCTCCACCATCTCCAGCCTCTTCGTCCGTATCCAGGTCCAGGATCTGATGCTCAACCCATGGGAGGTCGTGCTTTCCTTCGCGCTCACCGTCCTGGTCGCCCTTACGGCCGCACTCCAGCCGGCCTGCTCCGTCATGACCGTTCCTCCGCGGGAGGCCCTCGCCGCGCGTGACGCCGTCGTCCCGCGACGCACTTCGCCGGTCCGGACTGGGTTCCTGGGCCTTTTTCTCGCGGCGGTCTCGTGGCCTGTCTCCCAGTACCAGGGGGTATCGGGCGTTCCCGTCGCCGGCTATCTCGGCACATTTCTTCTGTTCTGCGGCTTCTCGCTCACTTCCCCGTTCATCCTTCGGCTGATCGGGTCTCACCTTTCGCCCGTGTTGAGACGCCTGGGCGGAGAACCCGCCTTTCTTGCCGGGCGGTTCATCCGCGACTCGGGAACGCGGATCGCCATTTCCGTGGGAGCGCTGATCACGGCCATCGCCCTGTTCGTTTCGCTCGCCATCATGATTCACAGTTTTCGAAACACCGTGCAGCTCTGGGTCGACCAGAGCATACGAGGCGACCTGTATCTTCGCTCCGCCATGGCCGACATCAACCGGTACCGCAACCACCTTCCCGGCGAAGTCGCGGACCGGCTCCGTCTGCTGCCCCGTGACGCCGACGTGCTGCCATACCGGAGAATCTACCTCCGGCTCGGGACCGTGCCCTACCAATTCGAAGCGCTGGATTTGCGCATATTCTTCCGTCACGCCAACCTGCTGTTGCTGGATGCCCGCCTCGACGAAATCGCTCCCGCGCTCCTTGACGGAAAGGGCGTCGTGGTTTCCGAGGTGTTCGCAAGCCGGACGGGTTTGAATTCTGGAAAACGCTTTCGGGCCAACATCGAAGGGTACGACTTCGATCTGCCGGTATTGGGCGTTTTCCGCGACTACAGAACCCAGGGAGGAGGCGTGATCTACTATCCGTTCGAGCATTTCGCGGATCGAACCGGAGACCCGTCCTGGAGTGGAGCGAGCGTCTATCTCCAGGGATCGGAGACCACCCGTGAAGAAAAAGCCGCTCAACTGCGCACCAGGCTCCTGAGCGATTTCCCACCGGAGCGATACGCGCTCCAGATGACTCTGGGCAGCGAATTGAGGCGGGCGATTCTGCGCATCTTCGACGAAACTTTCGCCGTCACCTCCGTCCTTCTCCTGATCGCATTGATCGTCGCCGCCCTCGGAATGACCACCACCCTCACGGTCCTGGTCCTGGAGCGCACTCGCCAGATACACACCATAACCGCCACGGGGGCCGGTCACGGACAGATCCGCGCGATGATTTTCTGGGAAGCCCTGCTTATGACGCTGGTGGGTGAAGTCGTCGGGCTCGGCTGCGGTTTCGCACTGTCACATATCCTGATTTTCGTGATCAACCGACAATCTTTTGGCTGGACATTCCTCTACGGCGTGGACTGGTTCGCTCTGGCCATGTCGCTGCCGCTGATTCTCGCCGCCTCCCTGCTGTCGGCAATTCCGGCCGCTCAGCTGGTTTTCAGGCAATCGCCGGCCCTGGTGCTCAGAGAGCATTGA
- a CDS encoding lipocalin-like domain-containing protein has protein sequence MNIIRTLVPVCVLLLWLCLPGTSATAPGESYPAVSGPCLLRFPDDHGAHPDFQTEWWYYTGNLRSSDGKPFGFQLTFFRRRLIPPGHEGTLAEPASKWRTAQVYLAHAAVSDITGKRFHHAERMSRGTLGFAGTLDSPGTTTVFLGNWSAELGAEIHRLRADTGEFSIDLDLRPGKPPVLHGQSGYSRKGRRPESASCYYSLTRLEAEGSIGLEGKSVSVQGTAWMDHEFSSAALESDLEGWDWFSLQLSDGTELMIYLLREKGGLVSAASSGTLVERSGSTIHIESTDMEAQATEHWTSPDTGVRYPQEWSFRIRSPDMEFTVVSNLPNQEMRTPGTTGVTYWEGSVTARGRRAGTSFEAQGYMELTGYDKPMAGVF, from the coding sequence GTGAACATTATTCGGACACTCGTTCCCGTGTGTGTTTTGTTGCTTTGGCTGTGCCTCCCGGGCACATCCGCAACAGCGCCGGGCGAATCGTATCCGGCTGTGAGCGGGCCGTGTCTTCTCCGGTTTCCGGACGACCACGGAGCGCATCCCGACTTCCAAACGGAATGGTGGTATTACACGGGAAATCTCCGATCTTCCGACGGAAAACCGTTCGGCTTTCAACTGACCTTTTTCCGCAGACGATTGATACCGCCGGGACATGAGGGCACCCTGGCGGAACCGGCCTCGAAATGGCGCACCGCCCAAGTCTATCTCGCGCACGCGGCCGTCTCGGATATCACCGGCAAGAGATTCCACCATGCGGAGCGCATGTCCCGGGGGACTCTCGGCTTCGCCGGAACCCTCGACAGCCCCGGGACGACGACCGTCTTTCTCGGCAACTGGTCGGCCGAACTTGGGGCTGAAATACACCGCCTGAGAGCGGACACCGGAGAGTTTTCCATCGACCTCGACCTTCGTCCCGGAAAACCCCCCGTTCTCCATGGTCAATCCGGATACAGCCGCAAGGGCCGCAGGCCGGAAAGCGCCAGCTGCTATTATTCGCTCACCAGGCTGGAGGCGGAAGGCAGCATCGGCCTGGAGGGCAAAAGCGTCTCCGTGCAGGGAACGGCATGGATGGACCACGAGTTCTCATCGGCCGCTCTGGAATCGGACCTCGAGGGGTGGGACTGGTTCAGCCTCCAGCTGTCGGACGGCACCGAGCTGATGATCTACCTCCTGCGGGAGAAGGGCGGCCTGGTCAGCGCCGCATCGAGCGGCACGCTCGTCGAACGTTCGGGGAGCACGATTCACATCGAAAGCACGGACATGGAAGCACAGGCCACGGAACATTGGACCAGCCCCGACACCGGCGTGCGTTATCCGCAAGAGTGGAGCTTTCGAATCCGATCTCCGGACATGGAATTCACCGTCGTTTCCAATCTGCCGAACCAGGAGATGCGCACCCCGGGAACCACCGGTGTGACCTATTGGGAAGGAAGCGTCACCGCGCGCGGCAGACGTGCCGGAACATCATTCGAAGCACAGGGTTACATGGAGCTCACCGGCTACGATAAACCCATGGCCGGCGTCTTCTGA
- a CDS encoding ABC transporter ATP-binding protein, with amino-acid sequence MKEKAERPDIFAEGLTRIYRLGMGEVIGIRGIDLEIPKGELVVLKGDSGSGKSTLLALLAGLDQPTGGRLSVAGHDLSSASQAQLTAFRRQVVGMVFQSFNLLPTLTVIENVCLPALLAGKPHARTRSEAEELLSWLGMASRHAHRPSQLSGGEMQRTAIARALINSPEIILADEPTGNLDSNNGEIVMQLLAELNRRFRRTVIVATHSTLADPFATVLLRLKDGAVTETSWIK; translated from the coding sequence GTGAAAGAAAAGGCCGAACGCCCGGATATCTTCGCCGAAGGGCTCACGCGTATCTACCGTCTCGGAATGGGCGAGGTGATCGGAATTCGCGGCATCGATCTCGAAATCCCGAAGGGTGAACTGGTTGTGCTCAAGGGCGACAGCGGCTCAGGCAAGAGCACCCTGCTCGCCTTGCTTGCGGGCCTGGACCAGCCCACCGGAGGCCGCCTGTCCGTTGCGGGCCACGATCTGAGCTCGGCCTCCCAGGCGCAGCTCACGGCATTCCGCAGGCAAGTCGTCGGCATGGTCTTCCAGTCCTTCAACCTTCTCCCCACGCTCACCGTCATCGAGAACGTCTGTCTCCCGGCCTTGTTGGCCGGCAAACCCCACGCCCGCACGCGTTCCGAAGCCGAAGAGCTGCTGAGCTGGCTGGGAATGGCATCGCGGCATGCGCACCGTCCCTCACAACTGTCGGGCGGGGAGATGCAAAGAACGGCCATCGCTCGAGCGCTGATCAACAGTCCCGAGATCATCCTCGCGGACGAGCCGACGGGAAACCTGGACAGCAACAACGGCGAAATCGTCATGCAACTGCTGGCCGAGCTCAATCGCCGTTTTCGCCGCACCGTTATCGTGGCGACCCACAGCACGCTCGCCGACCCTTTTGCCACTGTCTTACTGCGGCTCAAAGACGGCGCCGTCACCGAGACGTCATGGATCAAGTAG